From a region of the Nonlabens dokdonensis DSW-6 genome:
- a CDS encoding alkane 1-monooxygenase yields MKDLKYLSAYIVPLFCIIGITYGEIWLFLTPFVIFIIVPLVELWMPSLKSNLSDEEKESKIKNSFFDVLLWLNVPIIFGTLFYGLYSYYTQTYETYEVIGLIFSLGIVAGSNGINVAHELGHRQETWERFLGKLLLLPSLYMHFYIEHNYNHHLKAATPEDPASARYNENLYAFWLRSVTTQYTSSWKIQSRLNKAAGRSFFSLKNDMFWYTIVQISYLLFIGFIFSWSTMFIALGVAFVGFSLLEIINYLEHYGLRRAKKKSGRYEVVREIHSWNSNHALGRILLYELTRHSDHHYRANKKYQLLDYHDVSPQLPYGYPTMMVIATIPPLWFSIVNKHVPEDMVALSKI; encoded by the coding sequence ATGAAAGATCTTAAATATTTATCGGCATATATCGTTCCGTTATTTTGCATTATAGGAATTACTTATGGAGAAATATGGTTGTTCCTAACTCCGTTTGTCATATTTATTATTGTTCCTTTAGTTGAACTATGGATGCCATCATTAAAATCAAATTTGAGTGACGAAGAAAAAGAAAGCAAAATTAAAAATAGTTTCTTTGATGTATTGCTCTGGCTTAATGTTCCTATAATTTTTGGTACACTATTTTACGGGCTCTACTCCTATTATACTCAAACTTACGAGACTTATGAAGTGATAGGTTTAATTTTTTCTTTAGGAATTGTTGCAGGTAGTAATGGAATAAATGTAGCTCATGAATTGGGTCATCGTCAGGAAACATGGGAACGGTTTTTAGGTAAGCTATTGTTACTTCCTAGTTTGTATATGCATTTCTATATAGAGCATAATTACAATCATCATTTAAAAGCAGCAACGCCAGAAGATCCTGCAAGTGCTCGATACAATGAAAATCTTTACGCTTTCTGGCTGCGATCTGTAACTACTCAATACACCAGTTCTTGGAAAATTCAAAGCCGATTAAATAAAGCTGCTGGTAGATCTTTTTTCTCACTTAAGAATGACATGTTTTGGTACACTATTGTTCAAATCTCTTATTTGCTTTTTATAGGATTCATTTTTTCATGGTCTACCATGTTCATAGCTTTAGGAGTTGCGTTTGTAGGTTTTTCATTGCTTGAAATTATAAATTATTTAGAACATTACGGTTTACGAAGAGCTAAGAAAAAGTCTGGACGTTATGAAGTAGTGCGAGAAATTCACAGCTGGAACTCTAATCATGCGCTAGGTAGAATTTTATTATACGAATTAACACGACATAGCGATCATCATTACAGAGCAAACAAAAAATACCAACTACTCGACTATCATGATGTAAGTCCACAATTGCCTTACGGCTATCCTACCATGATGGTCATTGCTACTATTCCACCTTTATGGTTTTCTATAGTTAATAAGCATGTACCTGAGGATATGGTGGCGTTGAGTAAGATTTAA